The following are encoded together in the Raineyella sp. LH-20 genome:
- a CDS encoding DUF4244 domain-containing protein yields MSETTTSDITMTDPTTDLLVSEGPARRRGLRALARRRHDQRGMATAEYAVGTVAAVALVTALINVFRNKEFVQLLLDLVKTIFKAVMAAKGLGI; encoded by the coding sequence ATGTCCGAGACCACCACCTCCGACATCACCATGACCGACCCGACCACCGACCTCCTCGTCTCCGAGGGCCCGGCCCGTCGTCGGGGCCTGCGGGCCCTCGCGCGACGTCGCCACGACCAGCGGGGGATGGCCACCGCCGAGTACGCGGTGGGCACGGTCGCCGCTGTCGCCCTGGTCACCGCCCTCATCAACGTCTTCCGCAACAAGGAGTTCGTCCAGCTCCTGCTCGACCTGGTGAAGACCATCTTCAAGGCCGTGATGGCCGCCAAGGGGCTCGGCATCTGA
- a CDS encoding type II secretion system F family protein: protein MPEDPTALLVAALLAAAVGLVLPEPPGGPRRLRTGAGRPWWLARWEGFARPVPGAPATETRARIAMTAGGLAGVVVLGLAPGGGLLAPLLVGASAAAGYLVSGRIVSPATVRRRRRLAADLPGALELMASCLAAGLPVRGAAAAVAGAYGGPLADDVGGVLAQIAIGDSEGHAWLRLADDPVWTLVARDLARSVQSGSTLVDLLRRHAERARKERHGAIVEAARTVGVRSVLPLMGCYLPAFLLVGIVPVVAGTLPRLLG from the coding sequence GTGCCCGAGGATCCGACCGCCCTGCTGGTCGCCGCCCTGCTGGCCGCCGCGGTGGGACTGGTGCTGCCGGAGCCGCCCGGTGGTCCCCGTCGCCTGCGGACCGGCGCCGGCCGTCCGTGGTGGCTGGCCCGCTGGGAAGGCTTCGCCCGTCCGGTGCCCGGGGCCCCGGCCACCGAGACCCGGGCCCGGATCGCCATGACCGCCGGCGGCCTCGCCGGGGTGGTGGTGCTCGGCCTGGCGCCCGGTGGCGGATTGCTGGCACCGCTGTTGGTCGGCGCCAGCGCCGCGGCCGGCTATCTGGTGAGCGGGCGGATCGTCTCCCCGGCCACCGTGCGCCGCCGACGGCGACTCGCGGCTGACCTGCCCGGCGCACTGGAACTGATGGCCTCCTGCCTGGCCGCCGGCCTGCCGGTGCGGGGTGCGGCAGCGGCGGTCGCCGGCGCGTACGGTGGCCCGCTGGCCGACGACGTCGGTGGTGTGCTGGCACAGATCGCCATCGGCGACAGCGAAGGACATGCCTGGCTGCGGTTGGCCGACGACCCGGTGTGGACGCTGGTGGCCCGCGACCTCGCCCGGTCGGTGCAGAGCGGATCGACCCTGGTCGACCTGCTGCGCCGCCACGCCGAGCGCGCCCGCAAGGAACGCCACGGGGCGATCGTCGAGGCGGCGCGGACGGTCGGAGTCCGCAGCGTGCTGCCGCTGATGGGCTGTTACCTACCGGCGTTCCTGCTGGTCGGCATCGTCCCGGTGGTCGCCGGCACCCTGCCACGACTGCTGGGCTGA
- a CDS encoding TadA family conjugal transfer-associated ATPase translates to MSGLVDLDRLRPALAGLGHPPTTEDVAAAMRAEGLVVTDALLYDAVERLHRESYGAGVLDPLLGLPGVTDVLVNGPDQVWIDRGHGLERMPLTFGAEEEVRRLALRLAARVGRRLDDAAPYVDARLPDGTRVHAVLGSVADPGTCISLRIPARHRFSLADLVDRGALPGAAVPLLEGIIEHRLAFLVSGGTGTGKTTVLGTLLGLVPSDQRLVVVEDSRELDPPHPHCVRLEGRPANAEGSGALGLAVLVRQALRMRPDRVVVGEVRGAELCDLLAALNTGHEGGCGTIHANSAADVPARLEALAALGGLGREATRTQALSALDAVIHLRRDHDGHRRVAQVGLFGADPTGGMQVREALAFPRDGTIRRGPAADELLSRVIR, encoded by the coding sequence ATGAGCGGCCTGGTGGACCTCGACCGGCTCCGCCCGGCACTCGCCGGGCTGGGCCACCCGCCGACCACCGAGGACGTCGCGGCGGCCATGCGGGCCGAGGGCCTGGTGGTCACCGACGCGCTGCTCTACGACGCGGTCGAGCGGCTGCACCGCGAGTCGTACGGTGCCGGGGTCCTCGACCCGCTGCTCGGGTTGCCCGGCGTCACCGACGTCCTCGTCAACGGCCCCGACCAGGTGTGGATCGACCGCGGCCACGGCCTGGAGCGGATGCCGCTGACCTTCGGGGCGGAGGAGGAGGTCCGCCGGCTCGCGCTGCGACTGGCCGCCCGGGTGGGGCGCCGCCTCGATGACGCTGCACCGTACGTGGACGCGCGGTTGCCCGACGGGACCCGGGTGCATGCGGTGCTGGGGTCGGTGGCCGACCCGGGCACCTGCATTTCTCTGCGGATCCCGGCCAGGCATCGGTTCAGTCTGGCCGACCTGGTCGACCGTGGCGCGTTGCCCGGTGCGGCGGTGCCGCTGCTGGAGGGGATCATCGAGCACCGGCTGGCCTTCCTGGTCTCCGGAGGAACTGGTACCGGAAAGACCACCGTGCTCGGCACCCTGCTGGGCCTGGTGCCGTCGGATCAGCGGCTGGTGGTCGTCGAGGATTCCCGGGAACTCGACCCGCCGCACCCGCACTGCGTACGCCTCGAAGGACGGCCGGCGAACGCCGAAGGCAGCGGGGCCCTCGGGCTGGCCGTCCTGGTCCGCCAGGCGCTGCGGATGCGGCCGGACCGGGTGGTCGTCGGCGAGGTGCGCGGGGCCGAGCTCTGTGACCTCCTCGCGGCGCTCAACACCGGTCACGAAGGCGGCTGCGGGACGATCCACGCCAACTCGGCCGCCGATGTCCCGGCCCGGCTGGAGGCGCTCGCCGCGCTCGGTGGGCTGGGCCGCGAGGCGACCCGGACGCAGGCCCTGTCGGCGCTCGACGCGGTGATCCACCTGCGCCGCGACCACGACGGGCACCGCAGGGTGGCCCAGGTCGGCCTCTTCGGCGCCGACCCGACGGGCGGCATGCAGGTCCGGGAGGCACTGGCGTTCCCCCGGGACGGCACGATCCGGCGGGGTCCGGCCGCCGACGAACTGCTGTCACGGGTGATCCGATGA
- the ssd gene encoding septum site-determining protein Ssd, which yields MLVGARTDLLRAVESVTAALTTPPPLALPAAQLPARWSAADAVLIAVDAAPAVAELGLPARDGVHLLGAETDADELCRWSGPLGASLVVVPRDTPVLGRVLGGPPPREGARTLAVVSGGGGAGASTTAAGLAGAAALDGRRPVLVDLDPWAGGIDLLLGAERSPGWRWDDLARAHGGVGSLAGRLPGGDGVDIITMGRTPEDRLPDDQAVDSVLAAARATYDLVVLDVSRRAPWDRHLARAGSVVVVAGPGVRQLASARQVALHCVGDGLDPMIAARRGGGGPVRGADREMVAQTLGFPVIGLLPHDARLPVAAERGDPPWRVARREWVAACGELLASVDAFGPQRRVSRRPDGAR from the coding sequence GTGCTGGTCGGAGCGCGGACCGACCTGCTGCGGGCGGTCGAATCCGTCACGGCTGCGCTCACCACGCCACCACCGCTGGCGCTCCCGGCCGCCCAGCTGCCGGCCCGGTGGAGCGCCGCCGACGCCGTGCTGATCGCCGTCGATGCGGCCCCGGCCGTGGCCGAGCTGGGATTGCCCGCCCGCGACGGCGTCCACTTGCTCGGTGCCGAGACCGACGCCGACGAACTGTGCCGGTGGTCCGGGCCGTTGGGGGCGAGCCTGGTCGTCGTGCCGCGGGACACCCCGGTGCTCGGCCGGGTGCTCGGCGGGCCGCCGCCCCGCGAAGGTGCCCGCACCCTCGCCGTGGTCTCCGGTGGCGGCGGCGCCGGAGCCTCCACCACCGCTGCGGGCCTGGCCGGCGCGGCGGCACTCGACGGACGCCGTCCGGTGCTCGTCGACCTCGACCCCTGGGCCGGCGGGATCGACCTGCTGCTGGGCGCCGAGCGCTCCCCGGGCTGGCGGTGGGACGACCTGGCCCGCGCCCATGGTGGCGTCGGGTCACTGGCCGGGCGGCTGCCCGGCGGCGACGGCGTCGACATCATCACCATGGGTCGGACGCCGGAGGACCGGCTCCCCGACGACCAGGCCGTCGACAGCGTCCTCGCCGCAGCCCGGGCGACGTACGACCTCGTGGTGCTCGACGTCTCGCGGCGGGCGCCGTGGGACCGGCACCTGGCCCGGGCCGGGTCGGTCGTGGTGGTGGCGGGGCCGGGCGTCCGGCAGTTGGCGTCGGCCCGCCAGGTCGCGCTGCACTGCGTCGGAGACGGGCTGGACCCGATGATCGCGGCCCGCCGCGGCGGTGGCGGCCCTGTCCGGGGAGCGGATCGGGAGATGGTGGCGCAGACCCTCGGCTTCCCGGTCATCGGCCTGCTGCCGCACGACGCCAGGCTGCCGGTCGCCGCGGAACGTGGCGACCCGCCTTGGCGGGTGGCCCGCCGCGAGTGGGTGGCCGCCTGCGGTGAGCTGCTCGCCAGCGTCGATGCCTTCGGACCGCAGCGACGGGTCTCCCGTCGGCCGGACGGAGCGCGATGA
- a CDS encoding class I SAM-dependent methyltransferase yields MPSPRTHHPAAAMSWLLPDAGSRVLDLCTGKGAFTADLVRCGHRVFGISVDPRVAQLVSGRAEGATVVRATADQLPFRPHWFDVVTIAGQRARTTAVLPEAVRVLRPGGHLGVLRTTRDDTVPWVRRLARLLQAYDPTAMTTTVSGPSEEEILSGGWFVTAESRSFRHWVPVDRAGLLAMVEARPRVRQLAAHDRAALLGDVGGLFDDIARGHELMLPYRVECRKAWPDPERQAQEPSITVGIHLRW; encoded by the coding sequence ATGCCTTCCCCCCGCACCCACCACCCGGCGGCGGCCATGTCGTGGCTGCTGCCGGATGCCGGTTCCCGGGTCCTCGATCTCTGCACCGGGAAGGGCGCCTTCACGGCGGACCTCGTCCGGTGCGGGCACCGGGTGTTCGGCATCTCCGTCGATCCCCGGGTCGCCCAGCTGGTGTCCGGGCGGGCCGAGGGCGCAACAGTCGTCCGGGCGACCGCCGACCAGCTCCCCTTCCGGCCGCATTGGTTCGACGTCGTGACGATCGCCGGCCAACGGGCCCGGACGACCGCTGTCCTTCCCGAAGCGGTCCGAGTGCTGCGCCCCGGCGGCCACCTGGGCGTGCTGCGGACCACCCGGGACGACACCGTGCCATGGGTCCGCCGACTGGCGCGACTGTTGCAGGCGTACGACCCGACGGCGATGACCACCACGGTGTCCGGGCCCTCCGAGGAGGAGATCCTCTCCGGCGGCTGGTTCGTCACGGCGGAGTCCCGGTCGTTCCGGCATTGGGTGCCGGTCGACCGGGCCGGTCTGCTGGCGATGGTCGAGGCGCGGCCGCGGGTGCGGCAGTTGGCGGCACACGACCGGGCGGCCCTGCTGGGCGACGTCGGCGGCCTGTTCGACGACATCGCCCGCGGGCACGAACTGATGCTCCCCTACCGGGTGGAGTGCCGGAAGGCCTGGCCCGACCCCGAGCGGCAGGCGCAGGAGCCGTCGATCACCGTCGGCATCCACCTGCGCTGGTGA
- a CDS encoding efflux RND transporter permease subunit, giving the protein MGRLAGLSMRNRALVALVTVFVLIFGVVSTTSLRQELIPRISVPVAVVYASYPGASPEVVEQRVTIPIEQAVASLQGLDTSSSVSTAGSATVTLQMRYGSDMSSVQQDAKAAISRIEGMLPDGVTTQVFTGSVDDVPVIQLAVADDTTAGQLAERVRTLVVPELEKVDGVRAVSVAGAPIPQVLVAVDDTKLSDKGVTVAQLQRAIGTAGAPAAAGSLQDGTQDLTVTVGARYASASDVAAVTMTSATGAAVRVDQVATVSDREAPATSLARTNGRESLSLSVTKTPEGNSVAISGQIRDKLTGLDAALGHGAHTTVVFDQAPFISESIHNLLVEGGLGLLMAIVVILLFLASIRPTLVTAVSIPVSVLMALIGMGSAGYSLNMLTLGALTMAIGRVVDDSIVVIENIQRHLGEGQRRTDAVLAGVLEVATAITASTLTTVAVFLPLALVGGQVGELFRPFAITSSLALLASLLVALTIVPVLAYWFLPERSRSHVTALEDASGRPRRTPMQRLYLPTLTAATRHPVVTVLIAVVLLGLSGAMVPRLQTDFLGDTGQNTLTVTQKFRPALSLAEQDRQARTVEDALRGVAGVETVQTTIGGAGAEAMFTGGGADQATFSLTTDAAADQKALQQRVRDAVAPLTDVGDVAVAAQAGYGASTIDVKVSAPDTERLRAATTAVHAALTSVQGSAGVTDTLAADRPTIVVDLDRTKAAERGVDEQTVTATVKAALASQQVAQVESDGVTKDVMISLRDAPVGLEALRNLEVPATVKAPVAPPVAATPPAAGTPGIPGTPGTTGATGATPTTGATGATGAGGTAVTTPTAGPSTVRLRDVADVRRADVATSIARDQGQRSATVSVTPAGTDLGAVTRAVTARIDTVSLPAGASVVVGGVSADQQKAFTQLGLALLVAVAIVYVVMVATFKSLVQPLILLVSIPFAAIGAVAALVLTNTPLGVPSMIGALMLVGIVVTNAIVLIDLINQYRDRGRAIDDAVREGARHRLRPIVMTALATILAMAPMGLGLSGGGVFISKPLAIVVIGGLVSSTLLTLILVPVLYTMVERVGETRELRRESRLARRVQQEETPRRRRRKEAGPAAPVPPPAPAPVPVPVVADRPFLSPPGERTPAVRLQQDVRPLDVRLEPVPADAFGAVDPQLPRRGITDEPSPGI; this is encoded by the coding sequence ATGGGCCGATTGGCCGGGTTGAGCATGCGGAACAGGGCATTGGTCGCCCTGGTCACCGTCTTCGTCCTGATCTTCGGAGTCGTCAGCACCACCTCGCTGCGCCAGGAACTGATCCCGCGGATCTCGGTGCCGGTCGCCGTCGTCTACGCCTCCTACCCGGGCGCGTCCCCCGAGGTGGTCGAACAGCGGGTGACGATCCCGATCGAACAGGCCGTCGCCTCCCTGCAGGGGCTCGACACGAGTTCCTCGGTGTCCACCGCCGGTTCCGCCACGGTGACCCTGCAGATGCGCTACGGGTCCGACATGTCGTCGGTCCAGCAGGACGCGAAGGCGGCGATCTCGCGGATCGAAGGCATGCTCCCCGACGGGGTCACCACCCAGGTCTTCACCGGCAGCGTCGACGACGTCCCGGTGATCCAGCTCGCCGTCGCCGACGACACCACCGCCGGGCAGCTGGCCGAACGGGTCCGTACGCTCGTCGTTCCCGAGCTGGAGAAGGTCGACGGGGTCCGTGCGGTGAGTGTCGCCGGCGCCCCGATCCCGCAGGTGCTCGTCGCGGTCGACGACACGAAGCTGTCGGACAAGGGCGTCACCGTCGCCCAGTTGCAGCGGGCGATCGGGACCGCCGGCGCGCCGGCCGCCGCCGGGTCGCTGCAGGACGGCACCCAGGACCTCACCGTCACGGTGGGGGCGCGGTACGCGAGCGCGTCCGACGTCGCCGCGGTCACCATGACCAGCGCGACCGGGGCGGCCGTACGCGTCGACCAGGTTGCCACGGTCAGCGACCGCGAGGCACCCGCCACCTCCCTGGCCCGTACGAACGGCCGGGAGAGCCTGTCGCTGTCGGTCACCAAGACCCCGGAGGGCAACAGCGTCGCCATCTCCGGCCAGATCCGCGACAAGCTCACCGGGCTGGACGCCGCCCTCGGGCACGGCGCGCACACCACCGTGGTGTTCGACCAGGCGCCGTTCATCTCCGAGTCGATCCACAACCTGCTCGTCGAGGGTGGCCTGGGCCTGTTGATGGCGATCGTCGTCATCCTGCTGTTCCTCGCGTCGATCCGGCCGACGTTGGTCACCGCGGTGTCGATCCCGGTGTCGGTGCTGATGGCGCTGATCGGGATGGGATCGGCCGGCTACTCGCTGAACATGCTCACCCTCGGCGCGCTGACGATGGCCATCGGCCGGGTGGTCGACGACTCGATCGTCGTGATCGAGAACATCCAACGCCATCTGGGTGAGGGACAACGCCGCACCGACGCCGTGCTCGCCGGCGTCCTCGAGGTCGCCACGGCGATCACCGCCTCGACGCTCACCACGGTCGCGGTCTTCCTGCCGCTGGCGCTGGTCGGCGGGCAGGTCGGCGAACTGTTCCGTCCGTTCGCCATCACCAGCTCGCTCGCGCTGCTGGCCTCCTTGCTGGTGGCGCTGACCATCGTGCCGGTGCTGGCGTACTGGTTCCTGCCGGAGCGCTCCCGCAGCCATGTCACCGCCCTGGAGGACGCTTCCGGCCGGCCGCGGCGTACGCCGATGCAGCGGCTCTACCTGCCCACACTGACGGCAGCGACCCGCCACCCCGTGGTCACCGTGCTCATCGCGGTCGTCCTGCTCGGGCTCTCCGGCGCCATGGTGCCCCGGCTGCAGACCGATTTCCTCGGTGACACCGGCCAGAACACCCTGACGGTGACGCAGAAGTTCCGGCCGGCACTGTCCCTGGCCGAGCAGGACCGCCAGGCCCGTACGGTCGAGGACGCCCTGCGCGGTGTCGCCGGCGTCGAGACGGTGCAGACCACGATCGGCGGTGCCGGGGCAGAGGCGATGTTCACCGGTGGCGGCGCCGACCAGGCGACCTTCTCGCTGACCACCGACGCCGCGGCCGACCAGAAGGCGCTTCAGCAGCGGGTCCGCGACGCGGTCGCCCCGCTGACGGACGTCGGGGACGTCGCGGTCGCCGCACAGGCCGGCTACGGTGCCAGCACCATCGACGTCAAGGTCTCCGCCCCCGACACCGAGCGGCTGCGGGCGGCCACCACCGCCGTCCATGCGGCGCTCACCAGCGTCCAAGGATCTGCCGGGGTCACCGACACCCTCGCCGCGGATCGGCCCACCATCGTAGTGGACCTGGATCGTACGAAGGCGGCCGAGCGAGGCGTCGACGAGCAGACCGTCACGGCGACCGTCAAGGCCGCCCTGGCGTCCCAGCAGGTCGCCCAGGTGGAGAGCGACGGGGTCACCAAGGACGTGATGATCAGCTTGCGCGACGCCCCCGTGGGTCTCGAGGCGCTGCGCAACCTGGAGGTCCCCGCCACCGTCAAGGCGCCGGTCGCGCCGCCCGTCGCGGCGACCCCGCCCGCCGCCGGAACCCCCGGAATCCCCGGAACCCCCGGTACGACCGGTGCGACCGGCGCCACGCCGACCACCGGGGCCACCGGGGCCACCGGCGCAGGCGGCACGGCGGTGACCACACCGACGGCCGGACCGAGCACGGTGCGCCTGCGCGACGTCGCGGACGTACGCCGGGCCGACGTGGCGACCTCCATCGCCCGCGATCAGGGCCAGCGCAGCGCGACGGTGTCGGTGACCCCGGCCGGCACCGACCTCGGCGCCGTCACCCGGGCGGTCACCGCGAGGATCGACACGGTGAGCCTGCCCGCGGGTGCCTCCGTCGTCGTCGGCGGTGTCAGCGCCGACCAGCAGAAGGCGTTCACCCAGCTCGGCCTCGCCCTGCTGGTGGCGGTCGCCATCGTGTACGTGGTGATGGTCGCGACCTTCAAGTCGCTCGTCCAGCCACTGATCCTGCTGGTGTCCATCCCCTTCGCGGCGATCGGTGCGGTCGCCGCCCTGGTGCTGACCAATACCCCGCTCGGCGTGCCGTCGATGATCGGCGCGCTGATGCTGGTCGGCATCGTGGTCACCAACGCCATCGTGCTGATCGACCTGATCAACCAGTACCGGGACCGTGGCCGGGCGATCGACGACGCGGTCCGCGAGGGGGCCCGGCACCGGTTGCGCCCGATCGTGATGACGGCGCTCGCGACGATCCTCGCGATGGCGCCGATGGGGCTCGGCCTCAGCGGGGGCGGGGTGTTCATCTCCAAGCCGTTGGCGATCGTCGTGATCGGTGGCCTGGTCTCCTCCACACTGCTCACCCTGATCCTGGTGCCCGTGCTCTACACGATGGTCGAGCGGGTCGGGGAGACCCGGGAGCTCCGCCGCGAGAGCCGGCTGGCCCGCCGGGTCCAGCAGGAGGAGACTCCGCGGCGCCGGCGCCGGAAGGAGGCGGGCCCGGCGGCGCCGGTGCCGCCACCCGCTCCCGCGCCGGTGCCTGTCCCCGTGGTGGCGGACCGGCCGTTCCTGTCCCCACCGGGCGAGCGCACCCCGGCCGTACGACTCCAGCAGGACGTACGACCCCTGGACGTACGACTCGAGCCCGTCCCGGCGGACGCCTTCGGCGCGGTCGACCCCCAGTTGCCGCGCCGCGGGATCACCGACGAGCCGTCGCCCGGGATCTGA
- a CDS encoding phage holin family protein: MDQRTPRTGAPPPTLGVIGPDGGSAGALDPPPRTTHPSAAANQELPAMAEQISDLLKNITDDVKTIVKGEIDLAKAEMMPKAKNLGIGGGLFAAAGVMAVFALTHLMTAAGFGLAVAYSRGEFSAGPAWGFLTIGGAFLVLAAISALIGLGRVKKATRGGMAPTGAIDQATATVEGAKAALVRGKDQAEADAAARKAQKSVESWAGADTL; the protein is encoded by the coding sequence ATGGACCAGAGGACGCCGAGGACCGGCGCCCCGCCGCCCACCCTCGGAGTCATCGGGCCCGACGGCGGGTCGGCCGGTGCCCTCGATCCGCCGCCCCGCACCACCCACCCGTCCGCCGCAGCAAACCAGGAGTTACCCGCCATGGCCGAACAGATCAGTGACCTCCTGAAGAACATCACCGACGATGTGAAGACCATCGTGAAGGGCGAGATCGACCTCGCCAAGGCGGAGATGATGCCGAAGGCGAAGAACCTGGGCATCGGCGGGGGCCTGTTCGCTGCGGCCGGTGTGATGGCGGTCTTCGCCCTGACCCACCTGATGACCGCCGCCGGCTTCGGCCTCGCGGTGGCCTACTCCCGCGGGGAGTTCTCCGCCGGGCCGGCCTGGGGCTTCCTGACCATCGGCGGCGCCTTCCTGGTGCTGGCCGCGATCAGCGCGTTGATCGGGCTGGGCCGGGTGAAGAAGGCGACCCGCGGCGGCATGGCGCCGACCGGGGCGATCGACCAGGCGACGGCGACCGTCGAGGGGGCCAAGGCCGCGCTCGTCCGGGGCAAGGACCAGGCCGAGGCGGACGCGGCGGCCCGCAAGGCGCAGAAGTCAGTCGAGTCCTGGGCCGGGGCCGACACCCTCTGA
- a CDS encoding CoA pyrophosphatase, translating into MPEQIPDVEGPDFLDDASDSPERPRPLTGYPRDLGERDVELDERPAAQRPIPSLLRTLRVKLREPETQQRVLVDRVARGGRRAAVLALFDTRPPSARLLFVEKAAHLRRHAGQIAFPGGSWSEGDEGPVGTAQREAGEEAAVRPDSFRVLGVLPTAHVAVSGFDVATVVAWWHTPHPVAVNDPGEIAALHQVEVRRLVDPANRATVRYPGGRQGPAFLVDDLFIWGLTAHLVDAIIDLAGWTVPWDHDRVRPVPPRFGRDHNPGH; encoded by the coding sequence ATGCCGGAGCAGATTCCCGACGTCGAGGGACCGGATTTCCTCGATGATGCGTCAGACAGTCCGGAACGTCCCCGGCCGCTCACCGGCTACCCGCGCGACCTCGGCGAGCGCGACGTCGAGCTGGACGAGCGGCCCGCCGCTCAGCGGCCGATCCCCTCGCTGCTGCGTACGCTCCGGGTGAAGCTGCGCGAGCCCGAGACCCAGCAGCGGGTGCTGGTCGACCGCGTCGCGCGGGGCGGGCGTCGGGCCGCGGTGCTCGCGTTGTTCGACACCCGTCCGCCGTCCGCGCGGCTGCTGTTCGTCGAGAAGGCGGCGCACCTGCGGCGCCACGCCGGCCAGATCGCTTTCCCCGGCGGCTCCTGGTCGGAGGGGGACGAGGGCCCGGTCGGCACCGCGCAGCGCGAGGCGGGGGAGGAGGCCGCCGTACGCCCCGACTCGTTCCGGGTGCTCGGGGTGCTGCCCACCGCCCATGTGGCGGTCAGCGGTTTCGACGTCGCGACCGTGGTGGCCTGGTGGCACACGCCGCACCCGGTGGCGGTCAACGACCCCGGCGAGATCGCCGCGCTGCACCAGGTCGAGGTGCGTCGACTGGTCGACCCGGCCAACCGGGCCACGGTGCGCTATCCCGGTGGACGGCAGGGGCCGGCGTTCCTGGTCGACGACCTGTTCATCTGGGGGCTGACCGCGCACCTGGTGGACGCGATCATCGACCTCGCGGGGTGGACGGTGCCATGGGACCACGATCGGGTCCGCCCGGTGCCGCCGCGCTTCGGCCGGGACCACAACCCGGGTCACTGA
- a CDS encoding TlpA disulfide reductase family protein encodes MRGIRRRVLPAVLAGCLLLIAGCATTQPVQPVASSSTGAPTGAGSATPGPDLAGKRQALGIAACPTTPRPAADGAASGGAAGGGAANGAAGDGVVKGAAADGLPAVATPCLDGSGPVDLSALRGTPMVVNLWATWCGPCRTEAPYLAEVSRQTGASVRFVGVDVADPDPAAALEFAGAQGWTYAQVADPERTFAGRLGVAGIPQTLLVDADGRIVYRHAGALTSADQLRGLLHDHLGIGE; translated from the coding sequence ATGAGAGGGATCCGTCGACGGGTGCTGCCGGCGGTCCTTGCGGGATGTCTGCTGCTGATCGCCGGGTGTGCGACCACTCAGCCGGTGCAGCCGGTCGCGTCGTCCTCGACCGGCGCACCGACCGGCGCCGGATCGGCGACCCCAGGTCCCGACCTCGCCGGGAAGCGCCAGGCGCTCGGCATCGCCGCCTGCCCGACGACGCCCCGACCTGCCGCGGACGGTGCGGCGAGTGGCGGCGCGGCGGGCGGTGGTGCTGCGAATGGTGCTGCGGGGGACGGCGTCGTGAAGGGCGCTGCCGCGGACGGCCTGCCCGCCGTCGCCACCCCGTGCCTCGACGGGTCCGGGCCGGTGGACCTCTCGGCGCTGCGGGGCACCCCGATGGTGGTCAACCTGTGGGCCACCTGGTGCGGACCATGTCGCACCGAGGCGCCGTACCTGGCCGAGGTGTCGCGGCAGACCGGGGCGAGCGTACGGTTCGTCGGGGTCGACGTGGCGGATCCTGATCCGGCCGCCGCGCTGGAGTTCGCCGGGGCCCAGGGCTGGACGTACGCCCAGGTGGCGGACCCGGAGCGTACGTTCGCCGGTCGGCTCGGGGTGGCGGGGATCCCGCAGACGCTGCTCGTCGACGCCGACGGCCGGATCGTGTATCGCCACGCGGGTGCGCTCACCTCGGCCGACCAGCTGCGCGGGCTGCTGCACGACCACCTCGGGATCGGCGAGTAG
- the nth gene encoding endonuclease III, protein MTARDARQGRETRTALIRRARRIDRILAETYPDARAELDFGSPWQLLVATILSAQTTDVRVNAVTPELFRRWPDPAALAGADRTELEDTLRPLGFYRAKSEALLRLGRQLLDDFGGEVPRTLPGLVTLPGVGRKTANVVLGNAFGIPGITVDTHFGRLARRFGWTTQTDPDKVEAEVGALFPPADWVMLCHHLIWHGRRRCHARRPACGACPVAALCPSYGEGETDPVKAAALVREPRR, encoded by the coding sequence GTGACGGCGCGCGACGCCCGCCAGGGGCGGGAGACCAGGACGGCGTTGATCCGCCGTGCCCGCCGGATCGACCGGATCCTGGCCGAGACCTACCCCGACGCCCGGGCCGAACTGGACTTCGGCTCGCCGTGGCAACTGCTGGTGGCGACCATCCTGTCCGCACAGACCACCGACGTACGGGTCAACGCCGTCACGCCCGAGCTGTTCCGTCGCTGGCCCGATCCGGCCGCGCTGGCCGGCGCCGATCGTACGGAGCTGGAGGACACGCTGCGCCCGCTCGGCTTCTACCGGGCCAAGTCGGAGGCACTGCTGCGGCTCGGCCGCCAGCTGCTGGACGACTTCGGTGGTGAGGTGCCGCGTACGTTGCCGGGCCTGGTCACCCTGCCCGGAGTGGGCCGGAAGACCGCCAACGTGGTGCTCGGCAACGCCTTCGGCATCCCGGGGATCACCGTGGACACCCACTTCGGCCGGCTCGCCCGCCGCTTCGGATGGACCACCCAGACCGATCCGGACAAGGTCGAGGCCGAGGTCGGCGCGCTGTTCCCTCCGGCCGACTGGGTGATGTTGTGCCACCACCTGATCTGGCACGGTCGGCGTCGCTGTCATGCCCGTCGCCCTGCATGTGGTGCCTGCCCGGTGGCCGCACTGTGCCCGTCATACGGCGAGGGGGAGACCGACCCGGTGAAGGCGGCAGCGCTGGTCCGGGAGCCGCGCCGATGA